One stretch of Hevea brasiliensis isolate MT/VB/25A 57/8 chromosome 12, ASM3005281v1, whole genome shotgun sequence DNA includes these proteins:
- the LOC110652610 gene encoding uncharacterized protein LOC110652610, whose amino-acid sequence MAPGSWVDLDPCGPPDRHKTEAFHLHFPHFHVPCSNSATHTPKIITWHTTRRHLQAHLSILRPFSHPSSMDPNLKNLTKPISRHPTSKNPDHTIPSKHFHMSNPLSKLNPNRKLSTFTQKPAKNPLPPCVDTHLQAKSMSLSADFDGSRLSIFKPKHQYQKRIESIGEKDSRVAATKEDSKDKVKKVSSKGLVDKKKGQEMLVIEKKKEIHATVKDNKEVKDPVEGLDIKRMTFSLRGGRRRSFGGSQVELADFLAHNGAKLVSVDMPPFMQIHAVDCARKTCDSLEKFTSKTLALTLKKEFDGVYGPAWHCIVGTSFGSFVTHSVGGFLYFSMDQKLYVLLFKTTVQRAE is encoded by the exons ATGGCACCAGGCAGCTGGGTTGATCTAGATCCATGTGGTCCACCAGACAGGCACAAAACCGAAGCTTTTCACCTCCATTTCCCTCATTTCCATGTTCCTTGCTCCAACTCTGCAACACACACCCCTAAGATAATAACATGGCACACCACACGACGCCACCTGCAGGCGCATCTTAGCATTCTCAGACCCTTTTCCCATCCATCATCCATGGATCCTaacctcaaaaatctcacaaAACCCATCTCTAGACACCCAACCAGCAAAAACCCAGATCATACAATTCCTTCTAAACATTTCCACATGTCAAACCCCTTGTCAAAACTCAACCCAAATCGTAAACTCAGTACATTTACCCAGAAACCTGCCAAGAATCCACTACCGCCTTGCGTAGACACCCATTTGCAAGCTAAATCCATGAGTCTTTCAGCTGATTTTGATGGCTCCAGGCTTTCAATCTTCAAGCCAAAGCACCAATACCAAAAAAGAATCGAATCAATTGGGGAAAAAGATAGCAGAGTCGCTGCAACAAAGGAAGATTCTAAAGACAAGGTCAAGAAAGTATCATCTAAAGGGTTGGTGGACAAGAAGAAAGGACAGGAAATGCTAGTGATTGAAAAAAAGAAGGAAATACATGCCACAGTGAAGGATAATAAGGAAGTTAAGGATCCAGTTGAAGGGCTTGATATTAAGAGGATGACATTTTCATTACGTGGTGGCAGAAGAAGATCCTTCGGTGGCTCACAAGTGGAGTTGGCTGATTTTCTAGCTCATAATGGTGCTAAATTGGTCTCAGTTGATATGCCTCCATTTATGCAGATCCATGCCGTTGATTGTGCAAGGAAGACTTGTGACAGTCTTGAAAAGTTCACCTCCAAGACCCTTGCACTCACTCTCAAGAAG GAGTTTGATGGGGTTTATGGGCCGGCATGGCACTGCattgtggggacaagttttggaTCCTTTGTGACACATTCAGTTGGAGGGTTTCTCTATTTCTCAATGGATCAAAAGTTGTACGTTCTCTTGTTTAAGACTACAGTACAAAGAGCAGAGTAA
- the LOC110652611 gene encoding protein NRT1/ PTR FAMILY 5.10, which produces MATTPLMEDVTVDGSVDYKSRPAHRSSSGGWRSASFIIAVEVAERFAYYGISSNLISYLTSSLGQSTASAAESVNTWSGTATLLPLLGGFVADSFLGRYRTIFFASLIYILGLGLLTLSVALTSTDVSECESTKNGTSCSPPLFQVILFFFSLYLVAVGQGGHKPCVQAFGADQFNALDPKESGAKRSFFNWWYFSFSAGINLSLIVVVYIQENLNWVLGFGIPCIVMLAALLVFLLGSRTYRYSIKGNEQNPFIRIGRVIVRAARNWRSAPLGLAAEEETYMCDQSSEQFKFLNKALLAPDSIMEGQEKCRVSDVNETKALLRLIPIWATSLAYAIVFSQTTTFFTKQGVTMDRTIFTGFKIPAASLQTFIGFAIILFIPIYDRIFVPLARSLTGNPSGITMLQRIGTGMIVSALSMAIAALVEKKRLKVAEEYGMVDEPNATIPMSIWWLVPQYVLCGVADVFTIVGLQEFFYDQVPEGLRSVGLSLYLSVIGVGNFLSSFLVSVIDKATGKYGHSWFANNLNRAHLDHFYWLLAGLTVVGFLAYLHFARSYIYKRANES; this is translated from the exons ATGGCAACTACTCCATTAATGGAAGACGTCACAGTGGATGGATCCGTTGACTACAAAAGCAGGCCGGcccaccgatcaagctccggtggATGGAGATCAGCATCATTCATCATAG CTGTGGAAGTGGCGGAGAGATTTGCGTACTATGGGATATCTTCCAACCTTATATCTTACTTAACGAGTTCTCTTGGCCAGTCCACCGCAAGTGCGGCTGAGAGTGTCAACACTTGGTCGGGCACGGCAACTCTTCTGCCGCTTTTAGGAGGGTTTGTGGCGGATTCTTTTCTTGGCCGCTACCGCACTATCTTTTTTGCTTCTCTCATCTATATCTTG GGACTTGGCTTGTTGACTCTATCAGTTGCCCTAACTTCTACTGATGTTTCTGAATGTGAGAGCACCAAAAATGGCACATCATGTTCTCCCCCTTTGTTCCAAGTAATCCTATTCTTCTTCTCTCTGTATCTAGTAGCTGTTGGGCAAGGTGGGCACAAGCCTTGTGTTCAGGCTTTTGGAGCTGATCAATTTAATGCACTAGATCCAAAGGAGAGTGGAGCAAAGAGGTCATTTTTCAATTGGTGGTATTTTAGTTTTTCAGCAGGCATTAACTTATCACTTATAGTCGTAGTTTACATCCAAGAAAACCTTAATTGGGTTTTGGGATTTGGAATCCCCTGCATTGTGATGTTAGCCGCATTACTTGTTTTTTTGCTTGGAAGTAGAACTTATAGGTATAGTATCAAAGGAAATGAGCAAAATCCATTTATAAGAATTGGTAGGGTAATTGTCAGAGCGGCCCGGAATTGGCGAAGTGCTCCTTTAGGCTTAGCTGCAGAGGAAGAAACTTACATGTGCGATCAAAGTTCTGAGCAATTCAA GTTCCTCAACAAAGCATTGCTCGCCCCAGATAGTATAATGGAAGGTCAAGAGAAATGTCGTGTCAGCGACGTCAACGAAACAAAGGCATTGTTAAGACTTATTCCAATATGGGCTACAAGCTTGGCATATGCAATTGTGTTTTCACAAACAACTACTTTCTTTACAAAGCAAGGAGTTACAATGGACAGAACAATTTTCACAGGATTCAAAATTCCGGCTGCTTCACTTCAAACCTTTATTGGCTTTGCCATTATTCTCTTCATTCCTATATATGATCGTATTTTTGTCCCTCTAGCTAGATCTTTAACTGGGAATCCCTCTGGCATTACTATGCTTCAAAGAATTGGGACTGGAATGATTGTATCTGCTCTTTCTATGGCAATTGCAGCtttagtagagaagaaaagacttAAAGTTGCTGAAGAGTATGGGATGGTTGATGAGCCAAATGCGACAATTCCCATGAGTATTTGGTGGTTGGTACCTCAGTATGTATTATGTGGTGTTGCTGATGTGTTCACCATTGTTGGCCTTCAGGAGTTTTTCTATGATCAAGTTCCAGAGGGATTGAGAAGTGTAGGTCTCTCACTCTACCTTAGTGTGATAGGTGTAGGAAACTTTCTAAGTAGTTTTCTTGTCTCTGTCATTGACAAGGCAACAGGTAAATACGGACATAGCTGGTTTGCTAACAATCTTAATAGGGCACATCTTGATCATTTTTATTGGTTACTTGCTGGACTTACTGTAGTAGGATTTCTTGCCTACTTGCATTTTGCTAGATCATACATTTATAAGAGGGCAAATGaaagttaa